AACGCCGCCATCACTATGATCATGATGATCATGATCATGGGAAGATGAAGAGCTGCTGTGATGATCAGAGATTATATCCGCAAACATCTGCCTGAGGGCCCTGGCCAAGCTCTGGTAGCTGCCGTGCTTTTGGAGGCTGATGCGCTGGCAGATCGAGCGGCCCTCCAGCACCACCGTAACAGGCGGCACCACCGCCGATACGAGGTCGTCGTCGAACCCCCCAGACAAAGTTGGCTGAAGGATTTTAGGGTTAACGTTGGGAGCAGTGAAGACTCTCCTTTCTTGCCATATCCTCTTCATCAAGGGTTCTTGATTTTGAGGGCCAAAGCTGCTCATCTCCCTCTAATTTCTGGACTGGAATTAGAGATTATTCAAAGGGAATAGTTGTAAAATCCTATGATTTTCGTTGTGGGATTATGGAAAATGGAGGGAATattgaaaaacaagaaagaattaAGGTGGTGAGAATGCAGTACTGTGTGTAATAGTTGATCGAtgtttgtgagtgtgtgtgtgtgtgtatgtatatatagaaggAGAGAGCACAAATGTCGGGTGACGGTCAGGATAGTGTCTGAAACCACCCTAAACTCGAGCaacaaatttttcaaacttcaaagCTGCAATTAATTGGCTGTGAAAATTCAATCTCTCACAACTGTCACTTAATTGCATGCCCTTTCAATCCCTACTCATCTATTAAGTGTGTGTGAAAGAGGGagaatatatgtaaattttgatcTACTTCTCATCATGAAtctttgtataattaattcgtaatatatatatatatatatatatgattctaATTATATAGTGTGATTCTTGAAAATCATTCATTACTTATCCGTAAATTAtggtaatttcaattttttaccAGAACGCTCAAGAGcccataaatttaattggttcaaatttgatcgaatcaagTCCGAACTATAATTTTCCTTATAATATGTTATGAAATCTTCAAGAATTTACAAGATTTCttatggattaatttataaatacgcCGGATCCCagattttataagtttcttgaatttgaaaaaaaaaaaattaaaaagagggGAGTAATTTGAAGAGTCtaatttttgctttaattAGAAGctcatttatttgattatataactagcaaaaatattaatactaaCATTCACAACTTCCATAATctcattttatcaaaattacattttgaagACATACTACTTCTTTTGTTATAGTTAAATTGCGACAAATGCTAGTCAGGTACGACTACCCACTAATTATTAACCCGTTATTTCTACAGATAAAGCCAAAATATTCAACATAACTAATAAGtacagaaaatattaattaattattgttaaaatttaaatttatacattaattttattcaattataatagatagtattaatttattataattttaaatctgtGTTTCATtataaagtagaaaataatCCATTTTTTGACGTCCcttgacaaaataatttaaataaaaaattagcaaaattcCATCATAATAAATTGCACATGGTGTCATAACAATATATGCATATAGGTAGGTATGTAGAGTTGTATATAAGATCTAGGGTTAGCATGCAactattcaataaatatatatagtaggagagatatataattaaaaagattggGGATGTTTGCTTGTGACTGCAAAAGGGTTTGGCCCTTTTCCATAATATGACATAAATATTTGTCCTTTGTCTTCAAATttatcccatttttttttaattattattttttttagacaTTGTTATGTGGTCATGTTATTAGTTACTTGTACTCTCTACAACAAGAGTGGTACACTATACAGCTATAGTTTCTGCTCTACGTGTTTCTCATTGGGATTGTGAAAATTATGCGTGAAGAAAAAGGGAGCagaaacataaattatataaaaaacaggggtaaattttataatagtaataataatataaagtcTTGTAAATTGGAATTTTGCATGGGCTACGGAGACGACCGCGCTGCAGTAGGCGAAGGGCTCGCTAGTCCGACTCCCAAGTGGTCGGGCCAATACATTATTAACATGGGCACTCTACTCAAtgactgttttttttttttttaaataaattatctgaTTAATTACACAGCTCTTATTTGTGTATTAT
The window above is part of the Sesamum indicum cultivar Zhongzhi No. 13 linkage group LG2, S_indicum_v1.0, whole genome shotgun sequence genome. Proteins encoded here:
- the LOC105155692 gene encoding auxin-responsive protein IAA33, translating into MSSFGPQNQEPLMKRIWQERRVFTAPNVNPKILQPTLSGGFDDDLVSAVVPPVTVVLEGRSICQRISLQKHGSYQSLARALRQMFADIISDHHSSSSSSHDHDHHDHSDGGVLDLSNAVPGHLIAYEDMENDLLLVGDLNWKDFVRVAKRIRILPVKARSRKLLQKQELN